One Pecten maximus chromosome 7, xPecMax1.1, whole genome shotgun sequence genomic window carries:
- the LOC117330935 gene encoding zinc finger protein 235-like, protein MLCARNDWRCEIKPAPLITGHRKSQTSVMSVERPFTQTCGLQSHVQTPSGVKPYSCDICGKGFQHTGNLKTHIRTHTGEKPYKCDVCDKGFSQTGNLQAHLRTHTGEKPYKCVICHKVFISLGSLLSHIKTHTGEKPYKCDICHKRFRQTCNLKMHVRTHTGEKPYKCNVCPEAISRAVNLRRHTRTHTGEKQYKCDVCGKGFSVKQNLQTHLRTHTGEKPYKCDVCGKGFNQTGHLQTHLRKHTGEKPYKCDVCGKGFNQTGNLQRHLKTHTGEKSYKCDIGGKGFNRTGNLQTHLRTHTGDLEKPYKCDICCKRSRRKSDLEKHVRTHTGEKPYKCDICCKAFSQSGSLQKHLRTHTGEMPYKCDICPKAFTRLRTLRTHLKKHTGEKPFKCDVNSKECSPASNLKTNLGRHTEDN, encoded by the exons ATGCTGTGTGCTCGAAACGACTGGCG GTGCGAGATAAAACCTGCCCCCCTCATAACAGGACACAGAAAAAGCCAAACAAGTGTGATGTCTGTGGAAAGGCCTTTCACTCAGACATGTGGACTACAGAGCCACGTCCAGACTCCTTCAGGAGTGAAGCCCTATTCATGTGATATCTGTGGCAAGGGATTCCAACACACAGGTAACTTAAAAACACACATCAGAACACATACTGGAGAGAAGCCATACAAATGTGACGTCTGTGATAAGGGGTTTAGTCAGACAGGTAACCTACAGGCACACCTCAGGACACATACAGGAGAGAAGCCATACAAATGTGTTATCTGCCATAAGGTCTTTATTTCATTAGGTAGCCTTCTGTCACACATCAAAACACATACTGGAGAGAAGCCTTACAAATGTGATATCTGTCATAAGAGGTTCCGTCAGACATGTAACTTAAAAATGCATGTCAGGACACATACAGGAGAGAagccatacaaatgtaatgtCTGTCCTGAGGCGATCAGTCGAGCAGTTAATTTACGGAGACACACGAGAACACATACAGGAGAGAAGCAGTACAAATGTGATGTCTGTGGTAAGGGGTTTAGTGTGAAACAAAACCTACAGACACACCTCAGGACACATACTGGAGAAAAGCCATACAAATGTGATGTCTGTGGTAAGGGGTTTAATCAGACTGGTCACCTACAGACACACCTCAGGAAACATACTGGAGAAAAGCCATACAAATGTGATGTCTGTGGTAAGGGGTTTAATCAGACTGGTAACCTACAGAGACACCTCAAGACACATACAGGAGAGAAGTCGTACAAATGTGACATCGGTGGTAAGGGGTTTAATCGGACTGGTAACCTACAGACACACCTCAGGACACATACAGGAGATCTAGAGAAGCCATACAaatgtgatatttgttgtaAGAGGTCCAGACGTAAAAGTGACTTAGAAAAACATGTCAGGACACATACTGGAGAAAAGCCATACAAATGTGACATCTGTTGTAAGGCATTCAGTCAATCAGGAAGCCTACAGAAACACCTCAGGACACATACTGGCGAGATGCCTTACAAATGTGACATCTGTCCTAAGGCGTTCACTCGATTAAGAACTTTACGGACACATCTCAAGAAACATACTGGAGAGAAGCCATTCAAATGTGATGTCAATAGCAAGGAATGTAGTCCAGCAAGTAACCTAAAGACAAACCTCGGGAGACATACAGAAGATAATTGA